One Felis catus isolate Fca126 chromosome D1, F.catus_Fca126_mat1.0, whole genome shotgun sequence DNA segment encodes these proteins:
- the LOC111556744 gene encoding decreased expression in renal and prostate cancer protein-like encodes MSGGLSEPAGLCLGASRRGAKTGQLAGLSAWDRQGVARLGSGWGASGPWDPPALCPSVRGGPPQGPGTHPSGPPSPSPQLAPDGIGFTRRLLLGERPGQGGDQSPRPQTPPQSRPPPGTHRGTAAAQEGRRGGGCGPRGAALPGVLAATLALVCGETLGLCTTFALCRSTKATTQRGPPGPGSPPSPGLPWVCMRPRLRDPQTGRVTALALMRDAPSGCSQQERAGQALGARTPDRSLWADPGAHSGGQTPSLRATRVAQPRLAPCREAEPGLFPRLSGAARRRHAHPSPPRRLAVKGGPANKGVPPTAGGRAEGQLELRNAASGPRTTAPPVLSCPHPSSWPPRNQSPSPGSARVVTHGPLWTPRLLAPWCSHPHTTPHPFCHQTRQHCAGCEARHRQ; translated from the exons ATGAGTGGGGGGCTCAGCGAGCCTGCGGGGCTGTGTCTGGGCGCGAGCCGCCGTGGGGCCAAGACAGGACAGCTGGCAGGTCTTAGTGCCTGGGACAGGCAGGGTGTGGCCAGGCTTGGCTCAGGCTGGGGTGCCTCCGGGCCCTGGGACCCACCAGCGCTGTGTCCCTCTGTGCGGGGAGGGCCGCCCCAGGGCCCTGGGACCCATCCGAGTGGGCCTCCCTCACCCTCACCACAGTTGGCCCCGGACGGGATTGGGTTCACACGACGCCTGCTTTTGGGGGAGAGACCAGGTCAGGGAGGGGACCAGTCCCCCAGGCCTCAGACCCCGCCCCAGAGCAGGCCGCCCCCAGGGACCCACAGAGGCACAGCCGCGGCCCAGGAGGGACGCAGGGGCGGAGGGTGTGGCCCTAGAGGGGCAGCCCTCCCCGGGGTGCTGGCTGCCACACTGGCTCTCGTCTGCGGGGAGACTCTCGGCCTCTGTACCACCTTTGCTCTGTGTCGTAGCACAAAAGCCACGACCCAGAGAGGGCCCCCCGGCCCTgggtctcctccttccccaggcctCCCTTGGGTCTGCATGAGGCCCCGACTCAGGGACCCTCAGACAGGAAGGGTCACTGCCCTGGCGCTCATGAGGGATGCCCCCTCCGGCTGCTCccagcaggagagggcagggcaggctcTGGGGGCCAGGACCCCTGACCGCAGCCTCTGGGCTGACCCGGGTGCCCACAGTGGAGGCCAAACGCCCAGTTTAAGGGCCACCCGTGTGGCGCAGCCCAGACTCGCACCCTGCCGTGAAGCAGAACCGGGTCTCTTCCCCCGGCTTTCTGGAGCGGCACGAAGGAGACACGCCCACCCGTCCCCTCCAAGGCGCTTGGCGGTCAAAGGCGGACCTGCAAATAAAGGAGTGCCTCCCACAGCAGGCGGCCGTGCAGAG GGGCAGCTGGAGCTGCGGAATGCGGCATCGGGCCCGAGGACCACAGCCCCGCCAGTCCTCAGCTGCCCCCATCCTTCCTCGTGGCCTCCAAGAAACCAGTCCCCCTCACCGGGCTCTGCGAGGGTTGTCACACACGGGCCTCTGTGGACTCCCCGCCTCTTGGCCCCGTGGTGCTCCCACCCACACACCACCCCGCACCCCTTCTGTCACCAAACACGTCAGCACTGTGCCGGGTGTGAGGCGAGACACAGACAATGA